The following proteins are co-located in the Anser cygnoides isolate HZ-2024a breed goose chromosome 2, Taihu_goose_T2T_genome, whole genome shotgun sequence genome:
- the DHX30 gene encoding ATP-dependent RNA helicase DHX30 isoform X1: protein MAALGLLLQAAAGCGSAGPLRLCRRYRGARGLCSRLPAPESSEEARQQEEEEPQPAAGGEGEDAAMGMDSRDLLKEFPQPKNLLNSVIGRALGISHARDKLVYIHTNGPRKKKVTLHIKWPKNVEVEGYGTKKIDAERQAAAAACQLFKGWGLLGPRNELFDAAKYRLLADQLGCPDERWCSEGKWRSKSGPSLADLSTCWRRMEPDDSIQPMEQGRMPKAMRREELEEGELEEGELEEGELEEEAIDVSDYLPMAHQDARTSGRDASRGGSSIEMTDDNTAIRALTQFPLPKNLLAQVIQIATSSSTVKEYMQFRTVGTKTKICKLTLRWPCPMTFAAKGRRKVEAENKAAALACQKLKSLGLVDKNNNPLSHAMYNMTSLRELGENQRKPCHIKVPEATLRKIENYLNHYPVDIRESRPRIADDMMNLSKESGAISDAITGKTYIPMLEAEEVRLSQNLLALWKRRGSSWQESHPLPVDPHKDTILSAIEQNPVVVIAGDTGCGKTTRIPQLLLEHYILEGRGARCNVVITQPRRISAISVAQRVAQELGPNMRKNVGYQVRLESKPPARGGALLFCTVGILLRKLQGNPSLEGVSHVVVDEVHERDVNTDFLLILLKGIQKLNPDLRLVLMSATGDNQRFSHYFGDCPVVKVPGFMYPVKEYYLEEILAKLGRHRHRHYEIKQSDDECVLDLDLITDLVLQIDAHGEPGGILCFLPGWQEIKGVQQRLLEMLGSQNSRYLVLPVHSNIPMMDQQNIFQRPPPGVRKIVLATNIAETSITINDIVHVVDSGTHKEERYDLKTKVSCLETVWVSKSNVVQRRGRAGRCQSGFAYHLFPRSRLDKMPTYQVPEILRTPLENLVVQAKIHMPEKTAVEFLSKALDSPDIKAVDEAVILLQEIGVLDQREALTTLGKRLAQISTDPRLAKAIVLASIYRCLHPLLVIVSCLTRDPFSSSLQNRAEVDKAKAVLSRESGSDHLAFVRAVAGWEEVLRRRDSRARDNYLQDYYLYGPSLRFINGLVKQFSENLYEAFLVSSPSDCTMPSSVCNQYSEEEELVKGVLMAGLYPNLIQVRQGKVTRQGKFKPNSYAYRTKAGTVLLHKSTINREASKLYSRWLTYFMAVKSNGGVFVRDSSQVHPLAVLLMTDTDIHVRDDGWRATVSLTDSDLLVLEGDSYTIRLLRDFRVSLSKMVETCLCYEMAAIPGDLHHQHSQLLDILVDLLKGPPGSFGA, encoded by the exons ATggcggcgctggggctgctgctgcaggcggcggcgggctgCGGCTCGGCCGGGCCGCTGCGCCTCTGCCGCCGCtaccggggggctcgggggctcTGCAGCCGCCTGCCGGCGCCCGAGAGCTCCGAGGAGGcccggcagcaggaggaggaggagccgcagccggcggcgggcggcgagggGGAGGACGCCGCCATGGGGATGG attccAGAGACTTGTTGAAGGAATTTCCACAGCCTAAAAACTTGCTCAACAGCGTGATTGGACGAGCCCTGGGCATTTCTCATGCAAGGGACAAACTGGTGTACATCCACACTAATGGGCCAAGAAAAAAG aaagtcACTCTGCATATAAAGTGGCCTAAGAACGTGGAAGTGGAAGGCTATGGGACCAAGAAGATCGATGCtgagaggcaggcagcagcagctgcatgcCAGCTCTTCAAG ggctggggtttGCTGGGGCCCAGAAATGAGCTGTTCGATGCTGCGAAGTACCGGCTCCTCGCAGACCAGCTTGGCTGCCCCGATGAGAGGTGGTGTTCGGAGGGCAAGTGGCGCTCCAAGTCCGGACCTTCTCTCGCCGACTTGTCGACCTGCTGGCGACGGATGGAGCCAGACGATTCCATCCAGCCCATGGAGCAGGGCCGCATGCCTAAAGCAATGCGGAGAGAagagctggaggaaggggagCTAGAGGAgggggagctggaggaaggagagctgGAGGAAGAAGCGATTGATGTTTCCGATTATTTACCTATGGCACATCAGGATGCTCGAACCTCAGGCAGAGACGCAAG CCGAGGAGGGAGTTCCATCGAAATGACAGACGACAACACTGCCATCCGTGCTCTGACGCAGTTCCCGCTTCCCAAAAATCTCCTGGCCCAAGTGATTCAGATCGCCACCTCTTCCTCCACGGTCAAG GAATACATGCAGTTCCGTACAGTAGGCACCAAGACCAAGATCTGCAAGCTCACGCTCCGCTGGCCCTGCCCGATGACTTTTGCTGCCAAGGGCCGTCGCAAGGTGgaggcagaaaacaaagcagcgGCGTTGGCCTGTCAGAAGCTTAAG agcctgggCTTAGTGGACAAGAACAACAACCCTCTCAGCCACGCCATGTACAACATGACCTCGCTCCGGGAACTTGGTGAGAACCAGAGGAAACCCTGCCACATCAAAGTTCCTGAAGCCACCCTGCGCAAGATTGAGAACTACCTGAATCAT TACCCAGTGGACATCAGGGAATCCAGGCCCCGGATTGCTGATGACATGATGAACCTGAGCAAGGAATCGGGCGCGATAAGCGACGCGATCACGGGGAAGACGTACATCCCTATGCTGGAAGCAGAGGAAGTGCGCCTTAGCCAGAACCTCCTGGCCCTCTGGAAAAGGAGAGGATCCTCGTGGCAGGAGAGCCACCCGCTGCCGGTGGATCCTCACAAGGACACCATCCTCTCGGCCATCGAGCAGAACCCCGTGGTTGTAATAGCAGGAGACACGGGCTGCGGGAAGACCACGCGGATCCCTCAGCTCCTGCTGGAACACTACATCCTGGAGGGACGCGGCGCCCGCTGCAACGTCGTCATCACCCAGCCCAGGAGGATCAGCGCCATCTCGGTCGCCCAGCGCGTGGCGCAGGAGCTGGGGCCCAACATGAGGAAGAACGTGGGCTACCAGGTGCGGCTGGAGAGCAAGCCCCCCGCCCGGGGAGGAGCCCTGCTCTTCTGCACCGTGGGCATCCTGCTGCGCAAGCTGCAGGGCAACCCCAGCCTGGAGGGCGTCAGCCACGTCGTGGTCGATGAGGTCCACGAGCGAGACGTCAACACGGATTTCCTGCTCATCCTGCTCAAGGGCATCCAGAAGCTCAACCCCGACCTGCGCCTGGTCTTGATGAGCGCCACGGGAGACAATCAGCGTTTCTCGCATTACTTTGGGGACTGCCCCGTGGTCAAGGTGCCGGGCTTCATGTACCCGGTGAAGGAGTACTATCTCGAAGAGATCCTGGCCAAGCTCGGTAGGCACCGACACCGGCACTATGAGATAAAG CAATCAGATGATGAATGCGTCCTCGACCTCGATCTGATCACCGACCTCGTACTCCAGATTGACGCCCACGGAGAACCGG GCGGGatcctctgcttcctccctggCTGGCAGGAAATCAAAGGAGTGCAGCAGCGCCTGCTGGAGATGCTGGGGTCTCAGAACAGCCGGTACCTTGTCTTACCAG TGCACTCTAACATCCCCATGATGGACCAGCAAAACATCTTCCAGCGGCCTCCGCCCGGCGTCAGGAAGATCGTCCTGGCCACCAACATCGCTGAGACCTCCATCACCATCAACGACATTGTCCACGTGGTGGACAGCGGCACGCACAAGGAGGAGCGCTACGACCTGAAGACCAAG GTGTCTTGCCTGGAGACAGTGTGGGTGTCCAAGTCAAACGTCGTGCAGAGGCGAGGGCGTGCTGGCCGCTGCCAGTCAGGATTTGCCTATCACCTCTTCCCTCGCAGCCGCCTGGACAAGATGCCAACTTACCAGGTTCCAGAGATCCTACGCACCCCACTGGAGAACCTGGTGGTTCAGGCCAAGATCCACATGCCAGAAAAAACA GCGGTTGAATTTCTGTCCAAGGCTCTGGACAGCCCTGACATCAAAGCTGTGGATGAAGCAGTGATCTTGCTGCAGGAGATCG GAGTGCTGGACCAGCGAGAAGCCCTCACCACGCTGGGCAAACGCCTCGCCCAGATCTCCACGGATCCCCGGCTGGCAAAGGCTATCGTCCTGGCCTCCATCTACCGCTGCCTCCACCCCCTGCTCGTCATCGTTTCCTGCCTCACCCGGGAccccttcagcagcagcctgcagaacCGTGCGGAGGTGGACAAG GCCAAGGCTGTTCTGAGCCGGGAGAGTGGGAGCGATCACCTCGCCTTTGTCAGAGCTGTGGCGGGCTGGGAGGAGGTGCTGAGGCGTAGGGACAGCCGCGCCAGGGATAACTACCTGCAGGACTACTACCTGTATGGCCCCAGCCTTCGCTTCATCAACG GCCTTGTCAAGCAGTTCTCTGAGAACCTCTACGAAGCCTTCCTGGTGTCATCCCCGTCGGACTGCACCATGCCCTCGTCCGTATGTAACCAGTACAGCGAAGAGGAGGAACTGGTCAAGGGAGTGCTCATGGCTGGGCTCTACCCTAACCTCATCCAG GTGAGACAAGGCAAAGTGACCCGCCAAGGGAAGTTCAAACCCAACAGCTACGCCTACCGGACAAAGGCTGGCACCGTTCTGCTCCACAAGTCAACGATCAACAG GGAGGCATCCAAGCTGTACAGCCGCTGGCTCACGTACTTCATGGCGGTGAAGTCCAACGGCGGCGTGTTTGTGCGGGACTCCTCGCAGGTCCACCCGCTGGCCGTGCTGCTCATGACTGACACAGACATCCACGTCCGAG ATGATGGCTGGCGAGCAACAGTCTCCCTGACAGACAGCGACCTCCTGGTGCTGGAGGGAGACTCCTACACCATCCGCCTCCTGCGTGATTTCCGCGTATCGCTCTCCAAGATGGTGGAGACGTGCCTGTGCTATGAGATGGCAGCCATCCCCGGGGACCTGcaccaccagcacagccagctgctcGACATCCTGGTGGATCTGCTCAAAGGCCCTCCTGGCAGCTTTGGCGCTTAG